The following proteins are encoded in a genomic region of Cyclonatronum proteinivorum:
- the gyrA gene encoding DNA gyrase subunit A — protein sequence MARDNIIKVSIEDEMQSSYIDYSMSVIVSRALPDVRDGLKPVHRRVLYGMSELGMIHNRPYKKSARIVGEVLGKYHPHGDSAVYDTIVRMVQDFSLRYPLVDGQGNFGSVDGDSAAAMRYTEVRMKRIAEELLSDLNKNTVDYQPNFDDTLNEPVVLPSMFPNLLVNGSSGIAVGMATNMPPHNLREVVDGTKAYIDNPDITIEELMKHITAPDFPTGGIIYGYDGVKDAYMTGRGRVVMRALATVEELRGSREQIVVSEIPYQVNKATLIQKIAELVHTDKITEISDVRDESDREGMRIVIMLKRGAIASVVLNQLYKYTQMQHTFGVINLALVKGRPQVMHIKDLIKHFVNHRLEVIIRRTIYDLDQAEARAHILEGLKIGVDNLDEVIATIRASKNVPEANDQLRRKFALTDLQAKAILDMRLQKLTALERDKIDGEYREIIGQISEFRRILGSTEAQKEIIKLELDDIRERYGDERRTKIVYSADDFSIEDMIADEDVVVTISNTGYIKRTPVSGFRRQKRGGTGMKGATTKEEEYVEHLFVATNHNYILFFTEKGNCYWLKVYEIPEGTRLSRGRAIVNLIQLEKGDSIKTFVPVRTLDDEAYVKNHYIIMATKKGIVKKSLLEDYSRPRQTGIIAIKIDDDDELLGASLTNGNSTILLAARSGRAIRFMETDVREMGRNTRGVRGITLDGDEDALVDMVVVQNTNEATVLAISEHGYGKRSLVTDYREQSRGGKGVITLKRTPKTGDLVALKEVSDVDDLMIITQKGKIIRMHCSDIRSMGRNTQGVRIMRLSDADSISGVTRVVKDDDDGDKNGGDDNGGGEGPDSSDKKPLSGPGEQATLGF from the coding sequence ATGGCCCGAGATAACATAATTAAAGTAAGTATTGAAGACGAAATGCAGTCGTCCTACATCGATTATTCGATGTCGGTGATTGTATCGCGTGCCCTGCCCGATGTGCGGGATGGACTTAAGCCAGTGCACCGCCGCGTGCTGTACGGTATGAGCGAGTTGGGGATGATTCACAACCGTCCCTACAAAAAAAGTGCGCGTATTGTAGGTGAGGTGCTTGGTAAGTATCACCCGCACGGTGACAGCGCGGTGTATGACACGATTGTGCGTATGGTGCAGGATTTCTCCCTGCGCTATCCGCTGGTTGACGGTCAGGGTAACTTTGGCTCGGTCGATGGCGACTCGGCAGCGGCTATGCGTTACACCGAGGTCCGAATGAAGCGTATTGCCGAGGAGCTGCTATCAGACCTTAACAAAAACACCGTTGATTATCAGCCCAACTTCGATGATACGCTGAATGAGCCGGTTGTGCTTCCCTCCATGTTCCCGAACCTGCTGGTCAACGGCTCATCAGGGATTGCTGTGGGGATGGCGACCAACATGCCGCCGCACAACCTGCGCGAAGTGGTAGATGGTACCAAAGCGTACATCGATAACCCTGACATCACCATCGAGGAGCTGATGAAGCACATCACCGCCCCTGATTTTCCGACGGGTGGTATAATCTATGGTTATGATGGTGTGAAGGATGCCTATATGACTGGCCGTGGGCGCGTAGTGATGCGAGCGCTGGCAACGGTCGAGGAACTGCGCGGCAGCCGTGAGCAAATTGTGGTGAGCGAAATTCCGTATCAGGTTAACAAGGCGACGCTGATTCAGAAAATTGCCGAGCTCGTACACACCGATAAAATTACCGAAATTTCGGATGTGCGTGATGAGTCAGACCGCGAAGGGATGCGTATTGTGATTATGCTCAAGCGCGGAGCGATTGCGAGTGTCGTACTCAATCAGCTGTACAAATACACGCAGATGCAGCACACCTTCGGGGTGATCAATCTCGCGCTCGTAAAAGGGCGCCCGCAGGTGATGCACATCAAAGACCTGATCAAGCACTTTGTAAATCACCGGCTTGAGGTCATCATCCGTCGTACCATTTACGATTTGGATCAGGCAGAAGCCCGTGCGCACATTCTGGAAGGTCTCAAAATCGGGGTCGACAACCTCGATGAAGTAATCGCGACCATTCGTGCTTCCAAAAACGTGCCGGAAGCCAACGATCAGCTTCGCCGCAAGTTTGCGCTGACGGACCTGCAGGCCAAAGCCATCCTCGATATGCGCCTTCAGAAACTGACGGCCCTGGAGCGGGATAAGATTGACGGTGAATACCGTGAAATCATTGGTCAGATCAGCGAGTTTCGCCGGATTCTTGGCAGCACCGAAGCGCAGAAAGAAATTATCAAGCTTGAACTTGACGACATCCGTGAGCGCTACGGCGACGAGCGCCGTACCAAAATCGTGTACTCTGCCGATGATTTCAGTATTGAGGATATGATTGCTGATGAGGATGTTGTTGTGACGATTTCGAATACCGGTTACATCAAACGTACTCCGGTGAGCGGGTTCCGCAGACAGAAGCGGGGCGGCACGGGTATGAAAGGCGCGACCACCAAGGAAGAGGAATATGTGGAGCACTTGTTTGTGGCAACCAACCACAACTACATCCTCTTCTTTACGGAAAAAGGAAACTGTTACTGGCTCAAAGTCTATGAGATTCCTGAAGGAACCCGACTAAGCCGTGGTCGTGCAATCGTGAACCTGATTCAGCTTGAAAAAGGCGACAGTATCAAAACCTTTGTACCGGTCAGAACGCTGGATGATGAGGCGTATGTGAAAAACCACTACATCATCATGGCAACTAAGAAAGGTATTGTGAAAAAGAGCCTGCTGGAAGACTATAGCCGTCCGCGTCAAACCGGTATCATTGCGATCAAAATTGATGATGATGATGAGTTGCTCGGTGCAAGCCTCACAAATGGGAACAGCACGATTTTGCTGGCAGCCCGCAGCGGTCGCGCGATTCGCTTCATGGAGACCGATGTTCGTGAGATGGGCCGTAACACACGTGGCGTCCGTGGTATCACCCTCGATGGGGACGAAGATGCACTGGTCGATATGGTCGTGGTACAGAACACCAACGAAGCTACGGTGCTGGCAATATCCGAACACGGCTATGGAAAGCGCAGTCTCGTGACCGATTACCGCGAACAAAGCCGGGGCGGCAAGGGCGTAATTACCCTGAAGCGGACGCCAAAAACCGGCGATCTCGTTGCGCTGAAAGAAGTCAGCGATGTGGATGATCTGATGATTATCACCCAGAAAGGGAAAATCATCCGGATGCACTGCAGCGACATCCGTTCTATGGGGCGCAAT